CCGGATGCGCCGATTGGGTTGGTGGAGAGTACGCCGCCAGAACAGTTCCATGGAATATCGCCACCTTGGTCGAGTGAAGTGGCGCCGCTGTCGGTCAACTTCCAGCCTTCGCCTACATCGCAAAAACCTAAGTTTTCCAACCACATTGGTTCATACCAAGAGAACGGTACATACACTTCTGCCATATCCAAATCTTTGCGCGGATTGGTGATGCCTGCTTGTGAATAGACATCTTTCGCGCAATCGATACCGGCTTGTGGGTTTACTTCTTCGCGCCACGGATACATGGTCGGTTCGGAGCGCATTGCAGTGCCATGCACCCACGCAGGTTTGTTGGGAGATTTTGTGGCGAGTTCTTCGTTGCACAACACCATGGCGCACGCACCATCCGATGAAGGACACACTTCAGAAAAACGCAGCGGCTCCCACAACATGAACGAATCCATGTATTTTTGCAGATCCAAATTTTCTGCTTCTTCGTGCATGTGTGCGTGTGGATTGCGTAATGCGTGTGTGCGATCTTTCAATGCTACTTTACAGCCGATATCCAAAGGCGCTTTGGTGCGATTCATGTATTCGCGAATAATCGGCGCGAAGAAACCACCCGCGCCTGCATTCAAATGCGGCGAAAAAGGTTGTTGTGATGACAAACCCCACATCGCATTCGATTCGGATTGTTTTTCATACGCCAAAGTCAGCACGCGTTTGAACAGTCCGCTTTGAATGTAAGAGGCTGCAACGATTGCGGTTGAGCCACCGACAGAACCTGCAGTGTGCACGCGCAGCATCGGTTTACCTACACAACCTAGTGCATCTGCCAAATACAATTCTGGCATCACCACGCCTTCGAAAAAGTCAGGTGCTTTTCCGATGATCACGGCGTCGATATCAGCCCAAGTGCAGCCTGCATCGTTTAACGCATTGATTGCAGCTTCTCGCACGAGACCTGCCATGGATTTTTTAATTTTTGCTTTGTAGCGTTCGGTCTGGCCGATACCTACGATGGCACAAGGATTACCCATCTTATTTACCCTCCAGTACAGCAACCAAGTTTTGTTGTAAGCAAGCGCCGGATGTTGCGTGTGCAACGCCGCGATTTGCTTCGCCATTCATGATGCGTGTTGCCACAGCACCAATACGATCCAATCCTGCTGACATAAAAATATTGCCAGCGAGCGGGCCGCCTGACGGGTTGATTACTGTGTTGTCATCAAGACCGAGCGCTTC
This is a stretch of genomic DNA from Pseudomonadales bacterium. It encodes these proteins:
- a CDS encoding thiolase domain-containing protein, producing the protein MAKQIAALHTQHPALAYNKTWLLYWRVNKMGNPCAIVGIGQTERYKAKIKKSMAGLVREAAINALNDAGCTWADIDAVIIGKAPDFFEGVVMPELYLADALGCVGKPMLRVHTAGSVGGSTAIVAASYIQSGLFKRVLTLAYEKQSESNAMWGLSSQQPFSPHLNAGAGGFFAPIIREYMNRTKAPLDIGCKVALKDRTHALRNPHAHMHEEAENLDLQKYMDSFMLWEPLRFSEVCPSSDGACAMVLCNEELATKSPNKPAWVHGTAMRSEPTMYPWREEVNPQAGIDCAKDVYSQAGITNPRKDLDMAEVYVPFSWYEPMWLENLGFCDVGEGWKLTDSGATSLDQGGDIPWNCSGGVLSTNPIGASGMIRFAEAALQVRGMADKRQVPGAKKALGHAYGGGAQFFSMWIVGSEKP